In Aedes albopictus strain Foshan chromosome 3, AalbF5, whole genome shotgun sequence, the following are encoded in one genomic region:
- the LOC115267914 gene encoding muscle-specific protein 20, with protein MALERQVRAKIAGKRDLEKDKEAQYWIEEVLGEKFPAGVLYEDALRDGLVLCQLINKLSPGAVPKINTSGSQFKMMENINMFQQAIKKYGVPDLDVFQTVDLYEKKDIAQVTSTIFALGRACYKHPEFPGPYLGPKPADECKRNFTEEQLAAGQTIIGLQAGTNKGATQAGQNMGAGRKIIIGK; from the exons ATGGCTTTGGAGCGCCAAGTTCGTGCAAAG ATCGCCGGCAAGCGTGACCTGGAGAAGGACAAGGAAGCCCAGTACTGGATCGAGGAAGTGCTCGGAGAAAAGTTCCCCGCCGGAGTGCTCTACGAGGATGCCCTCCGGGATGGGTTGGTTCTGTGCCAGCTGATCAACAAACTGTCCCCCGGCGCGGTGCCCAAGATCAACACCTCCGGCTCGCAGTTCAAAATGATGGAAAACATCAACATGTTCCAGCAGGCCATCAAAAAGTACGGCGTACCCGATCTGGACGTGTTCCAAACGGTGGATCTGTACGAGAAGAAAGATATCGCCCAGGTGACCAGTACGATCTTCGCGCTAGGACGAGCG TGCTACAAACACCCGGAATTCCCCGGACCATACCTGGGCCCGAAACCCGCCGACGAGTGCAAGCGTAACTTCACCGAGGAACAGCTCGCCGCCGGGCAGACCATCATCGGACTGCAAGCCGGCACCAACAAGGGTGCCACCCAGGCCGGCCAGAACATGGGCGCCGGTCGTAAAATCATCATCGGAAAGTAA